The nucleotide window TACAGCACGCCTACCAGCTGTGTTCCAATCTGCGTGGCAAGGCGAATACGCTGCGCCTCACCGCCACTGAGCGTTTGCGCCTCGCGATCCAGAGTCAGGTAATTCAATCCCACGTTGAGGAGAAAATCCACCCGGTCGCGCACTTCTTTGAGCACCTGAGAACCGATCTTTTGCTGTCGCTCGGTAAGCTGTAGATTATTAATAGTATCACGCAGCGTATCGATATCCATGTTCACAATTTCGTCGATGGTATATCCATCAATACGATACGAAAGCGCCTCTTTATTAAGCCGACCGCCCCCACACTCGGGACAGTCGATTTTACTCATAAATGCCTTGGCTTTATCACGCTGTTTATTCGAGTTACTCTCCTCATATTTTTCGCGAATTATATTTCGCAACCCTTTAAAAGAGTGCTTGTAGGTGACATTATCATCCCGAAAATCATAACTCACATCGTACTTCGTATCACCACCGCCTTCAAAAAGAAGATCCAACTGATCTTCGGTATATTCTTTGATGGGCGTTTCAAAGTCGAGTCCTACCGAATCAAGCACCGCCTTTATCTGCTTAAAGGCAAAAATATCGCGCGGTTCACCTAAGTATCGAATCGCACCATCAGCAATCGACTGTTCCCTATTGGGGATTACCAGATTGCGGTTGACATCGTAAGTATAACCCAAGCCATCACAATGCTGACAGGCACCATACGGAGAGTTAAAGGAAAACATATTTGGAGCAGGATCTTCATACGCCAATCCACTCTCGGGATCAAAAAGATTCTGTGAATACAAATGATCTTTAAATTCAACTTCCCCGTCTTCTTCTCTGGGTACTGCAAGAATCACGTTCCCCTCCGCCATCTCCAGCGCCAGACGCACACTTTCGGCAATGCGTTTTTCACTTTTTTCATTAATTACAAAGCGGTCTACGACCACCTCAATATCGTGCTTCTCATAGCGTTCCACCTTCATATCCTCTTCGAGGTCCATAAACTCACCATCCACACGAACCTGAACAAATCCCTGCTTCATAGTCTGCTCAAAGAGCTCACGATAATGCCCCTTACGTCCACGAACCACCGGAGCCAAACAATATGCTTTAGTACCTTCGGGCATATCCAAGATCGTAGCCACCACCTGGTCAGCCGTCTGCTTTTCCATTTTATTACCAGATTTCCACGAGTAGGGTACACCAATACGAGCATACAGCAGTCGCAAAAAATCATAAATTTCAGTGACCGTGCCCACTGTTGACCGGGGATTTCGGTTTGTGGTCTTCTGATCGATTGAAATTACCGGAGAAAGCCCATCGATAAAATCAACCTCGGGACGCTCCATCATACCCAGGAACTGTCGTGCATAAGCCGAAAGTGATTCCAAAAACCGGCGCTGCCCCTCGGCATAAATGGTATCAAAGGCCAACGACGATTTCCCCGACCCGGAAATGCCAGTAACAACGACAAGCTCTTCACGGGGTATATTAATGTCTAAGTTTTGGAGATTGTGTTCGCGTGCACCGCGGATGACTATATTTTCTCGCAAAGGTAAAGCAGATTTTTGAGATTCAATAAAACTTTAAAAGATAAGGATAAATCGTATCTTTTGTAGCCTCTATTTGTAGATATATTTTCATTTAAAAACCGTTTTTTATTAACGGAAAATGTTGGCAATTCATTCAATGATTTATGCGGCAGCTTGCTATTGATTTAATTCCCCTTT belongs to Fodinibius sp. Rm-B-1B1-1 and includes:
- the uvrA gene encoding excinuclease ABC subunit UvrA, producing the protein MRENIVIRGAREHNLQNLDINIPREELVVVTGISGSGKSSLAFDTIYAEGQRRFLESLSAYARQFLGMMERPEVDFIDGLSPVISIDQKTTNRNPRSTVGTVTEIYDFLRLLYARIGVPYSWKSGNKMEKQTADQVVATILDMPEGTKAYCLAPVVRGRKGHYRELFEQTMKQGFVQVRVDGEFMDLEEDMKVERYEKHDIEVVVDRFVINEKSEKRIAESVRLALEMAEGNVILAVPREEDGEVEFKDHLYSQNLFDPESGLAYEDPAPNMFSFNSPYGACQHCDGLGYTYDVNRNLVIPNREQSIADGAIRYLGEPRDIFAFKQIKAVLDSVGLDFETPIKEYTEDQLDLLFEGGGDTKYDVSYDFRDDNVTYKHSFKGLRNIIREKYEESNSNKQRDKAKAFMSKIDCPECGGGRLNKEALSYRIDGYTIDEIVNMDIDTLRDTINNLQLTERQQKIGSQVLKEVRDRVDFLLNVGLNYLTLDREAQTLSGGEAQRIRLATQIGTQLVGVLYILDEPSIGLHQRDNIKLIKSLETLRDLGNSVIVVEHDRETIESADYVIDMGPGAGEYGGEIVTQGKPEDLDPDSMTAKFLKDEETVPYPDERREGNGKSIQIEGARGHNLKDMDVNIPLGKFICVTGVSGSGKSSLINQTLEPILSSEFYNSKSVPLPFDEIEGIDNLDKIISVDQSPIGRTPRSNPGTYTKVFDHIRKLFAELPESKIRGYDQGRFSFNVKGGRCEACNGDGVRKIEMNFLPDVYVDCETCNGKRYNRETLEIYYKGKNISDVLNMSVNEAHEFFDSVPAINRILGTLVDVGLGYLRLGQPSTTLSGGEAQRIKLARELAKVGTGDTLYILDEPTTGLHFQDVRMLVDVVQQLVDKGNTVIVIEHNLDLIKAADWIIDLGPEGGVGGGQIIAEGTPEEVAEIEDSYTGQFLKEEFSRENRQAVSAS